One genomic segment of Gimesia sp. includes these proteins:
- a CDS encoding SGNH/GDSL hydrolase family protein, whose protein sequence is MNKKRLLRNHLLSFKQCPLIWAMIIVGCFSIQPAEAEESQPAKQFQRILFLGNSITLHGPAPKIGWKGNWGMAASSLEKDYVHLVTKALTKSPSEKPQTMVKNIATFERNYADYNLKEHLQDAFSFKPDLVILAIGENVPQLKSDAEQARFKSSVDELLKLVQSESQPTIIVRSSFWSNPAKDKALKAACAQAGGTFVDISKLGKNEENYARAERKFEHAGVAAHPGDQGMQAIADLIVKAVKP, encoded by the coding sequence ATGAACAAAAAACGTCTGCTCAGGAATCACCTGCTCTCTTTCAAACAATGTCCTCTGATCTGGGCCATGATAATCGTAGGTTGTTTTTCAATTCAGCCCGCTGAAGCAGAGGAATCACAGCCAGCAAAGCAGTTCCAGAGAATCCTGTTTCTGGGGAACAGTATCACCCTGCATGGTCCTGCTCCCAAGATTGGCTGGAAGGGCAACTGGGGAATGGCGGCCAGCAGTCTCGAGAAAGACTACGTTCATCTGGTGACCAAAGCACTGACGAAGTCTCCGTCCGAAAAACCGCAAACGATGGTGAAAAACATCGCCACGTTTGAAAGAAACTATGCAGACTACAATCTCAAGGAACACCTGCAGGATGCGTTCTCATTCAAACCGGACCTGGTGATCCTCGCGATTGGTGAAAATGTTCCGCAGTTGAAATCAGATGCGGAACAGGCCCGCTTCAAAAGCAGTGTAGATGAACTGCTGAAACTGGTGCAGTCAGAGAGCCAGCCCACAATCATTGTCCGCAGCAGCTTCTGGTCTAATCCCGCCAAAGACAAGGCATTGAAAGCAGCCTGTGCGCAGGCCGGTGGCACCTTCGTCGATATCAGCAAACTGGGTAAGAACGAAGAAAATTACGCCCGCGCGGAGCGAAAATTTGAACACGCAGGTGTCGCAGCCCATCCGGGCGACCAGGGAATGCAGGCGATCGCAGATCTCATCGTGAAAGCGGTGAAACCGTAG
- a CDS encoding fumarylacetoacetate hydrolase family protein, whose protein sequence is MRLCRYQLDNQIACGFYTEDSVLPLSAAADLAGVELDESEGLIPFLPGGAQRETILVIEQQLKQSMDEELFPMSIMLEDVQLLVPVPEPSKLLLLAGNYSKHIEEGGGKAEERQKTFPYVFMKPPLTTLTHPGQPVKIPSVSPDHIDWELELGIVIGKSCKGVSEAEALDYVAGYTVINDISDRKFRPNPERTQREKDGFFDWLHGKWHDTFCPMGPCITPACDIEDPQQLKMKLTVNGEVEQDSSTAEMIFSVAAIVEFISSFVQLEPGDVISTGTPSGVGASKNKFLKDGDEMQAEIEGIGVLQNPVV, encoded by the coding sequence ATGAGACTGTGTCGCTATCAGTTAGATAACCAGATTGCCTGCGGTTTTTATACAGAAGATTCCGTTCTGCCCTTGAGTGCTGCTGCTGACCTGGCTGGCGTCGAGCTTGATGAATCTGAAGGACTGATTCCCTTTCTTCCCGGGGGGGCACAGCGGGAAACGATCCTGGTGATTGAGCAGCAGTTGAAGCAGTCCATGGATGAAGAACTCTTTCCGATGTCGATCATGCTGGAAGATGTGCAGTTGCTCGTGCCCGTACCTGAACCTTCCAAGCTGCTGCTTCTGGCTGGGAATTATTCAAAACACATTGAAGAAGGGGGCGGCAAAGCCGAGGAGCGCCAGAAGACGTTTCCCTATGTGTTCATGAAGCCTCCATTGACGACTCTCACTCATCCGGGACAGCCGGTGAAAATTCCTTCTGTCTCACCCGATCATATTGACTGGGAACTGGAACTGGGCATTGTGATTGGAAAATCCTGCAAGGGAGTCTCAGAAGCAGAGGCCCTCGATTACGTGGCCGGCTATACCGTGATCAATGATATCTCCGACCGCAAGTTCCGTCCCAACCCGGAGCGGACCCAGCGGGAAAAGGACGGTTTCTTCGACTGGTTGCATGGTAAGTGGCATGATACCTTCTGCCCGATGGGCCCCTGTATCACTCCGGCCTGTGATATTGAAGATCCACAGCAGCTCAAAATGAAACTCACCGTCAACGGAGAGGTGGAGCAGGATTCGTCTACCGCAGAGATGATCTTTTCCGTAGCAGCGATCGTTGAATTTATTTCCAGCTTTGTACAACTGGAACCGGGTGATGTTATTTCCACCGGAACGCCGAGCGGCGTTGGCGCCTCGAAAAACAAATTCCTCAAAGATGGGGATGAGATGCAAGCCGAGATTGAAGGAATTGGTGTCCTGCAAAACCCTGTTGTTTAA
- a CDS encoding ABC transporter permease, translating into MNSVIQLDQLTRDFGTLRAVDQVSFEVERGAIFGLLGPNGSGKSTIIRMLCGVLEPTGGGAQVLGYDVSTDAELIKRRIGYMSQSFSLYADLSVRENIEFYGRIYGLSPEKLEQRFEEIIELTSLGDRLDQLAGNLSGGWKQRLALGCALIHEPELLFLDEPTAGIDPVARRDLWDLLFELAGQGVTLFVTTHYMDEAERCSDVGYIYNSRLIVCGKPEELKQLSSVTPPGSARWEIDIPHPATWLGTYREMDGVHDATLFGQTIHVLADQSLTEHDFINRIPESQGTVQVRPITPSLEDVFVTLSRAEGLNRDGDTHASAVPEGTTTQATEPQAETSAARTEPPLAPEKSPGNTKARSKQTPQFRQKMLAGFWAILVKEFSHIRREPSTLLFAFAVPVLQTLIFGFAIDTQIENIPTVIFDLDGRSSARELREAFANTRTFMIIDRVYDHDAFRRAFESGRAKVGVVIPPDYSDRLLKGEQVSVQVLIDGSDSQVATTALNASSLLGFNYSTSITKQLAETLNVVPSRDAEGKVALPVEIRPRLLYNPDLDSSHFFVPGLVGIILQLVTLFLTSFAIVRERELGTLEQLFVTPVSKSGLMLGKLVPYAMIGFVETLIVLTVMVFLFGVPIHGNLWELLTLSLLFLICGLGLGMLVSTIAQTQLQAVQFAFLIMLPSVLLSGFMFPRSQMPLPIYLFTFIIPVTYFLEILRGIVLRGAGIADLLPYVTGLSLCCVVILAVSLKRFQKQLT; encoded by the coding sequence ATGAACTCGGTGATTCAGCTTGATCAGCTGACGCGTGACTTTGGTACTCTACGGGCCGTTGATCAGGTGAGCTTTGAAGTTGAACGGGGAGCGATCTTCGGTCTGCTGGGGCCCAATGGCAGCGGTAAGTCTACGATCATCCGCATGTTGTGCGGCGTTCTGGAACCAACGGGCGGCGGTGCACAGGTTCTGGGTTATGATGTGAGCACCGATGCCGAGCTGATCAAACGCCGGATTGGCTACATGTCTCAAAGCTTCAGTCTCTACGCCGACTTGAGCGTCCGGGAGAACATCGAATTCTACGGTCGAATCTACGGGTTGAGTCCCGAGAAACTGGAACAGCGGTTTGAGGAGATCATTGAGCTGACTTCTCTGGGCGACCGCCTGGATCAGCTGGCGGGAAATTTATCCGGAGGCTGGAAGCAGCGTCTGGCTCTGGGCTGTGCTCTGATTCATGAACCGGAATTGCTGTTTCTGGATGAACCGACGGCCGGGATTGACCCGGTTGCCCGCCGCGATTTGTGGGACCTGCTCTTTGAACTGGCGGGGCAGGGGGTGACCCTGTTTGTGACCACACATTACATGGATGAAGCCGAACGTTGCAGCGATGTGGGCTATATTTATAATTCGCGACTGATTGTCTGTGGAAAGCCGGAAGAGCTGAAACAGTTATCCAGCGTGACTCCCCCCGGATCGGCGCGCTGGGAAATCGATATTCCACACCCAGCGACGTGGTTGGGTACTTATCGCGAAATGGACGGGGTGCACGACGCCACTCTGTTTGGTCAAACAATTCACGTGCTCGCGGATCAGAGTCTGACAGAACATGATTTCATTAATCGTATTCCAGAATCGCAGGGCACCGTTCAAGTCCGGCCGATCACACCTTCACTCGAAGATGTGTTTGTGACACTGAGTCGGGCGGAGGGATTGAATCGCGACGGAGACACTCACGCGAGTGCTGTACCAGAGGGAACTACAACGCAGGCAACCGAACCACAGGCAGAGACGAGTGCCGCGCGGACTGAGCCACCACTTGCTCCGGAGAAATCACCCGGTAATACTAAAGCCCGCAGTAAGCAGACTCCCCAATTCAGGCAGAAGATGCTGGCAGGTTTCTGGGCCATTCTGGTCAAGGAATTTTCTCATATCAGACGGGAACCATCGACGCTGCTGTTCGCCTTTGCCGTCCCGGTATTACAGACCCTGATCTTCGGGTTTGCGATCGACACCCAGATTGAAAATATACCGACGGTCATCTTTGATCTGGACGGTCGCTCCAGTGCGCGCGAGCTCCGCGAGGCGTTCGCGAACACCCGCACCTTTATGATCATTGATCGCGTTTATGATCACGATGCCTTTCGTCGTGCCTTCGAGTCTGGCAGGGCCAAGGTGGGGGTTGTCATTCCGCCGGATTATTCCGATCGCCTGCTCAAGGGAGAGCAGGTCTCGGTTCAGGTGTTAATTGATGGCAGCGATTCCCAGGTCGCCACGACGGCACTCAATGCTTCCAGCCTGCTGGGGTTTAATTATTCGACCAGCATTACCAAGCAGTTAGCCGAAACACTGAATGTCGTGCCCTCCCGTGATGCAGAAGGGAAGGTTGCGCTGCCTGTGGAGATCCGACCGCGGTTGCTCTACAACCCCGACCTGGATAGCTCGCATTTCTTCGTGCCTGGTCTGGTTGGTATTATTCTGCAACTGGTGACTCTGTTCCTGACTTCATTTGCCATCGTCCGCGAACGGGAACTAGGGACCCTGGAGCAGTTGTTCGTAACGCCGGTGAGCAAATCCGGTTTGATGTTGGGGAAACTGGTTCCCTATGCGATGATCGGATTTGTGGAAACCCTGATTGTTTTAACAGTGATGGTCTTCCTGTTCGGCGTACCGATTCACGGAAATCTGTGGGAACTGCTGACACTTTCGCTGCTGTTCCTGATTTGTGGTCTCGGCCTGGGGATGCTGGTCTCCACCATCGCACAGACACAGTTGCAGGCGGTGCAGTTTGCGTTTCTGATTATGCTGCCTTCAGTGCTGCTTTCGGGATTCATGTTCCCCCGTTCCCAGATGCCGCTGCCGATTTACCTGTTTACCTTTATCATTCCCGTAACTTATTTCCTGGAGATCTTAAGAGGCATTGTTCTGCGGGGGGCGGGGATTGCGGATCTGCTCCCTTATGTCACCGGGCTCAGTCTCTGTTGCGTGGTAATTCTGGCTGTAAGTTTAAAGAGATTTCAGAAGCAGCTAACATAA
- a CDS encoding efflux RND transporter periplasmic adaptor subunit, translating to MKKILGLIGLGVILILALVMSQNRYEPLKVSGFIEADDIRPGSRVGGRVRQVLIEEGQKVSRGELLIELEPYDLLERKAEAEAALAEAKAYHSKLVAGFRPEEIAEAAAKVDQLKAHLTQLVNGPRPQEIEAAVAELRLADAQFRLAQAQQSRIETLFAEKTASQDELDTANTEFQVAAARKSVKEQALELLKEGTRKEEIDAARAELKQAEDAWQLMKNGSRREDIEQAAAAVKKTEANLQAIEKQISELKIISPADGVVEAVDLEPGDLVGSNAPVISILDLNHLWVRCYVPENHLDIRIDQRVKVTIDSYPDRSFEGVISFVSRQAEFVPRNVQTPEERSKQVFRVKVRLQNEERLLRPGMAADVWLDQRGDRS from the coding sequence TTGAAGAAAATTCTGGGACTGATTGGATTGGGAGTGATCCTGATCCTGGCCCTCGTCATGAGCCAGAATCGCTATGAACCCTTAAAGGTCTCCGGGTTCATTGAGGCGGATGATATTCGACCCGGTTCCAGAGTGGGGGGGAGAGTCAGGCAGGTTCTTATCGAAGAGGGACAAAAGGTCAGCAGGGGAGAACTGCTGATTGAACTGGAGCCTTACGATCTGCTGGAACGAAAGGCCGAGGCCGAAGCGGCACTGGCGGAAGCGAAAGCATATCACAGTAAACTCGTAGCCGGCTTTCGCCCGGAAGAAATCGCTGAAGCGGCAGCAAAGGTCGATCAGCTCAAAGCGCATCTCACACAGCTGGTGAATGGACCACGTCCCCAGGAAATTGAAGCCGCCGTCGCAGAACTCAGACTGGCCGATGCCCAGTTTCGACTGGCGCAGGCGCAGCAGTCTCGGATCGAAACTCTGTTTGCCGAAAAAACAGCTTCTCAGGACGAACTGGATACCGCCAATACGGAATTCCAGGTGGCTGCCGCCAGAAAATCGGTCAAGGAGCAAGCACTGGAACTGCTCAAAGAGGGGACCCGCAAAGAGGAAATTGACGCAGCACGGGCAGAGCTGAAGCAGGCAGAGGATGCCTGGCAGTTGATGAAAAACGGAAGTCGCCGGGAAGATATCGAACAGGCGGCGGCAGCAGTGAAAAAAACAGAAGCAAACCTGCAGGCAATTGAAAAGCAGATTAGCGAGCTGAAAATCATTTCGCCTGCGGACGGGGTCGTCGAAGCAGTCGACCTGGAACCGGGGGATCTGGTGGGAAGCAACGCGCCGGTCATCTCCATACTGGATCTGAATCACCTCTGGGTTCGTTGTTACGTTCCTGAAAACCATCTGGATATTCGCATTGATCAGCGGGTCAAGGTCACCATCGACAGTTATCCGGATCGCAGCTTTGAAGGCGTCATTTCATTCGTTTCTCGTCAGGCTGAGTTCGTACCTCGCAACGTGCAGACACCCGAAGAGCGATCCAAGCAGGTCTTTCGTGTGAAAGTCAGGCTACAGAATGAAGAACGCCTGCTCCGTCCCGGGATGGCGGCTGATGTCTGGCTGGATCAACGGGGAGACCGCTCATGA
- a CDS encoding type II secretion system protein, which translates to MRRGFTLIELMVAIATIAVLIALLLPEIQKAQDASLQSKQKSGPYWVYREYEYAGGPVITEISGTYKHSLQEILDMYAINLKKQQKAHADELMAEETGEEPVSAPKVVALASAPTNDITEVNDTVTHDPNLVEYDHVEMTKEEKIDKAKRALKNFKYDLSQNTASLVARRNLTEAIELLKRDLKRLEAEP; encoded by the coding sequence ATGAGAAGAGGATTCACACTAATCGAATTGATGGTCGCTATCGCAACGATAGCTGTTTTGATCGCATTACTTTTACCAGAGATTCAGAAGGCACAGGATGCCTCCCTGCAAAGTAAACAGAAATCGGGCCCCTACTGGGTATACCGCGAATACGAATACGCGGGCGGCCCGGTAATCACCGAAATTTCGGGAACCTATAAACACTCCCTCCAGGAAATCCTGGACATGTACGCCATCAACCTGAAAAAACAGCAGAAGGCTCATGCAGATGAACTGATGGCTGAAGAAACAGGTGAAGAGCCCGTTTCTGCCCCGAAAGTAGTTGCCCTGGCATCTGCTCCCACCAATGACATCACTGAAGTCAATGACACTGTGACACATGACCCTAATCTGGTCGAATACGATCACGTAGAGATGACCAAAGAAGAAAAGATAGACAAAGCAAAACGCGCCTTGAAGAACTTTAAATATGATCTGTCTCAGAACACCGCCTCACTGGTTGCACGCCGGAATCTGACTGAAGCGATCGAATTGCTGAAGCGGGATCTGAAACGCCTGGAAGCAGAACCGTAA
- a CDS encoding OmpA family protein — MYRSQQLYDQNMELAMQRDQFQQSASLLQQERDQLAMRAQTLESNLNIANKRLDNLNAERSEMQQRYVSLMKQAKGQPSPLDGEATRRFQELADKYPDFEFDPHTGVSKFHSDILFSSGSDQLKPSAREILDQFAAIMNDGNAKRLNVLVVGHTDDKPISKAATQRHHPTNWHLSTNRANSVVLSLSKFGVKQERMGAAGYSMFQPVVPNANDSARQKNRRVEIFVLAPDAVVAGWDPNPTLLN, encoded by the coding sequence ATGTATCGCTCACAGCAACTCTATGATCAGAACATGGAGTTGGCCATGCAGCGTGATCAGTTCCAGCAGTCTGCATCTCTGTTGCAGCAGGAACGCGATCAGTTGGCCATGCGGGCGCAGACGCTGGAATCGAACCTCAACATTGCTAATAAGCGGCTCGACAATCTGAATGCAGAGCGTTCAGAAATGCAACAGCGTTATGTCAGCCTCATGAAGCAGGCCAAAGGACAGCCCAGCCCACTGGATGGCGAAGCCACTCGTCGCTTCCAGGAACTGGCTGATAAATATCCTGACTTCGAATTCGATCCACATACTGGCGTCAGTAAATTCCATTCTGACATCCTGTTTTCCTCAGGTAGCGATCAGCTTAAACCTTCGGCCAGAGAGATCCTCGACCAGTTTGCAGCCATCATGAATGATGGGAATGCGAAACGTCTGAACGTTCTGGTTGTCGGTCATACCGATGACAAACCGATCTCCAAAGCAGCCACACAGCGGCATCATCCGACCAACTGGCACCTGTCTACCAACCGAGCTAACTCAGTTGTCCTCTCACTCTCCAAGTTTGGAGTCAAGCAGGAACGCATGGGAGCCGCCGGTTACAGTATGTTCCAGCCGGTCGTACCGAATGCAAACGATTCCGCCCGGCAGAAAAACCGCCGTGTTGAGATCTTTGTACTCGCACCGGATGCAGTCGTAGCCGGCTGGGATCCAAACCCGACACTGTTGAATTAG